Proteins found in one Clostridium kluyveri DSM 555 genomic segment:
- a CDS encoding peptidylprolyl isomerase encodes MKNIGRLAVTALIAVFIFSVTGCNMIEKTPEAIAKSTVAEVNGEKITRSDLDKDPNTIQLITQVKQQYGENYKENEDAVNTIKTQKEQILDDLITNKVVAQKAKELKLLPDETKLKSDMETQIAQLKKQNFNDDAEQFNTALKAQGFTEESFKAMFLSQLRTQQTLEKVTESISKNIKITDKEIEDYYNTNKSKYTEQPNKMHLAHILVKTEDEAKKVKKRLDDGEDFAKVAKEVSQDTASKDNGGDLGTVNYDNSGYDADFMAGALALKEGAISAPVKSSFGYHIIKCIKKEEYPVKALSAVKDQIKTQLESDKKNSLVSQKIQEWKKASTITKKEKNII; translated from the coding sequence GTGAAAAATATAGGAAGGTTGGCGGTTACTGCACTTATAGCAGTATTTATATTTTCAGTAACTGGATGCAATATGATAGAGAAAACACCAGAGGCCATAGCTAAGAGTACGGTAGCAGAGGTTAATGGGGAGAAGATAACAAGAAGTGATCTAGATAAGGATCCAAATACAATACAATTAATAACCCAAGTTAAGCAGCAATATGGGGAAAACTATAAAGAAAATGAAGATGCGGTTAATACTATAAAGACTCAAAAAGAGCAGATACTTGATGATTTAATTACAAATAAGGTAGTTGCACAAAAAGCTAAGGAATTGAAACTTTTACCGGATGAGACTAAACTTAAATCTGATATGGAAACTCAAATTGCACAGCTTAAAAAACAAAATTTTAATGATGATGCAGAACAATTTAATACTGCATTAAAGGCACAGGGATTTACTGAAGAATCATTTAAAGCTATGTTTTTATCGCAATTGAGAACTCAGCAGACTCTGGAAAAAGTAACTGAGAGTATTTCAAAAAATATAAAAATAACAGATAAGGAAATAGAAGATTATTATAATACCAATAAGAGCAAATATACAGAACAACCTAATAAGATGCATTTAGCTCATATACTGGTAAAAACTGAAGATGAAGCCAAGAAAGTAAAAAAGAGATTAGATGATGGAGAAGATTTTGCAAAAGTTGCAAAAGAAGTGTCACAAGATACAGCTAGTAAAGATAACGGTGGAGATTTAGGAACTGTAAATTATGATAATTCAGGGTATGATGCTGATTTTATGGCAGGAGCTCTCGCATTAAAAGAAGGTGCCATATCGGCACCAGTTAAAAGTAGTTTTGGATATCATATAATAAAATGTATAAAAAAGGAAGAATATCCAGTTAAGGCTCTTAGTGCAGTTAAGGATCAAATAAAAACACAACTGGAAAGTGATAAAAAGAACAGTTTAGTTTCCCAAAAAATTCAGGAGTGGAAAAAAGCTTCTACCATAACTAAAAAAGAAAAAAATATTATATAG
- a CDS encoding HU family DNA-binding protein: MNKSELIVGIAEKSKLTKKDAEAALKGFIESVEETLEKGEKVQLVGFGTFETRKRAARVGRNPRTKEVINIPESTVPVFKAGKEFRDKVNK, encoded by the coding sequence ATGAATAAATCAGAATTAATTGTTGGTATAGCAGAAAAATCCAAGTTAACTAAAAAAGATGCAGAGGCAGCTTTAAAGGGATTCATAGAAAGTGTAGAGGAGACATTAGAAAAAGGAGAGAAAGTTCAATTAGTAGGGTTTGGAACATTTGAAACAAGAAAAAGAGCTGCAAGAGTTGGAAGAAATCCAAGGACTAAAGAAGTAATAAACATACCAGAATCAACAGTTCCTGTATTTAAGGCTGGTAAGGAATTTAGGGATAAAGTAAATAAATAG
- the yabP gene encoding sporulation protein YabP has translation MEKKEINIEHKKSLLSLESRRKLILTGIIEVVSFNEDQIVLNTNLGTLNIKGKDLKMNKLDVQNGDVVIIGVINACVYTSSEPRKKRQNLISKIFK, from the coding sequence ATGGAGAAAAAAGAAATAAATATAGAACATAAGAAGAGTCTTCTGAGTCTTGAAAGTAGGAGGAAGTTAATTTTAACGGGTATTATAGAAGTAGTCAGTTTTAATGAAGACCAAATAGTTTTAAATACTAATCTTGGAACCCTCAATATAAAAGGAAAAGATCTGAAAATGAATAAGCTGGATGTACAAAATGGCGATGTTGTTATTATAGGAGTTATAAATGCCTGTGTATATACAAGCAGTGAACCCAGAAAAAAGAGACAGAATCTAATATCAAAGATATTTAAATAA
- a CDS encoding putative polysaccharide biosynthesis protein — MKKQSLIKGTVILGIAGIISKFLGLFFRWPLQMLIGDEGVGYYQMSFPLYMFFIAVASGIPVAVSKMVSERNATGDYEGVIQVFKKSVLLMFVLGTGFTAILLIFSDPIIHFLKWDKKSYYSLVAIAFAPMFISIMSAFRGFFQGLQNMNYTAMSQVVEQIGRILVGVGLAYLLLPKGIEYSAGGAALGAAAGGLFGGIYLIIKYVHVRKEIKVFKVPDNKEILTKLLYIAVPVSLGAAVSSIMSLIDSALVPQKLLEAGFTYRDAAILYGQLTGKAFILINVPLTLSSALCASLMPIIAESHILNKKVDVINKVDLSFKLSNVIAFPSMLGLYTLAYPILDLIFPGQSAGFNILQYSALSIPFIILVQTSTAILQGVGYYIRPVFNLAVGCIIKIIITLSMVPVPSINIYGAILGSIGGYAVTCVLNIIFLSKKLKININYFQTMVKPAFASFFMIGSVVIIYWYVYNYTMSSRIACFLSIISGLIIYMPLIVVFGIFKYSYIKDKFLKK; from the coding sequence ATGAAAAAACAATCGCTTATAAAAGGAACTGTTATATTAGGAATAGCGGGTATAATATCTAAATTTTTAGGCCTATTTTTTAGATGGCCTCTTCAAATGCTTATTGGAGATGAAGGTGTAGGGTATTATCAAATGTCTTTTCCATTATATATGTTTTTTATTGCGGTGGCGTCGGGCATACCGGTAGCAGTATCTAAAATGGTATCTGAAAGAAATGCTACAGGAGATTATGAGGGAGTAATTCAGGTATTTAAAAAATCCGTACTTTTAATGTTTGTTTTAGGGACAGGTTTTACGGCCATACTTCTTATATTTTCTGACCCAATTATACATTTTTTAAAATGGGATAAAAAATCCTATTATTCTCTAGTAGCAATTGCATTTGCACCTATGTTTATATCTATAATGAGTGCTTTCAGAGGATTCTTTCAAGGACTCCAAAATATGAATTATACTGCTATGTCTCAAGTGGTAGAGCAAATAGGAAGAATATTGGTAGGAGTTGGACTTGCATATTTACTTTTACCTAAAGGTATAGAATATTCCGCAGGAGGGGCAGCATTAGGAGCTGCTGCAGGAGGGCTATTTGGGGGAATATATCTAATAATTAAATATGTTCATGTGAGAAAAGAGATAAAGGTATTTAAAGTACCAGACAATAAAGAAATATTGACTAAATTACTATACATAGCAGTTCCCGTATCTCTAGGAGCGGCTGTAAGCAGCATAATGAGTCTTATAGACTCAGCTTTGGTACCCCAAAAATTACTAGAAGCGGGATTTACATATAGAGATGCTGCCATATTATATGGACAACTCACCGGGAAAGCGTTTATATTAATAAATGTCCCCTTAACATTATCCTCTGCATTATGTGCTTCTCTAATGCCTATAATTGCAGAATCTCATATATTAAATAAAAAGGTTGATGTTATAAACAAAGTGGATTTATCCTTTAAACTTTCTAATGTAATTGCATTCCCATCCATGTTAGGATTATATACTTTGGCATATCCAATTTTGGATCTAATATTTCCGGGTCAGTCTGCAGGCTTTAATATACTACAATATTCAGCCTTATCTATACCATTTATAATATTAGTGCAGACATCTACAGCTATATTACAGGGAGTAGGATATTATATTAGACCTGTATTTAATTTAGCTGTAGGATGCATTATAAAAATAATTATAACTTTATCCATGGTACCTGTTCCTTCTATAAATATTTATGGAGCAATTTTAGGAAGTATAGGAGGATATGCGGTAACATGTGTTTTAAATATAATATTTTTAAGTAAAAAGTTAAAAATAAATATAAATTACTTCCAGACTATGGTTAAACCAGCATTTGCTTCTTTTTTTATGATAGGATCTGTTGTAATTATATATTGGTACGTCTATAATTATACCATGAGCAGCAGAATAGCCTGTTTTTTATCTATTATTTCAGGTCTAATTATATATATGCCTCTTATAGTTGTATTTGGCATATTTAAATATAGTTATATAAAAGATAAATTTTTAAAGAAATAA
- the mfd gene encoding transcription-repair coupling factor: MRLDGLMEPIRKSSEFKDIMAGIDRKKFPIAVFGLSESSRSYLIYAVYNQQDKPFLIITHSDVEARKLYEDLCFYLPQVYYFPTKEVVFYNIDAISGDLRWERLKVIREMLNPGKKIIITCVESLASVYVPVELYKNYIFKISVGDKVDFKNISEKLIQCGYERMEMVERRGQFSIRGGIMDIYSPISQEPYRVELFGDEVESIRNFNLESQRSIEKMNNIEIFAAKEIIFDRERIEIGKSKIKEDLASIIEKLKENKNNEGMEKIKTITNKNLETLQETWTFESIDSFLPYFYEHTSSFLDYAKNYFVIVDDIKRCSGKLDSVYFEFLENYKNFLERGNVLPGQSKMLLDRSELIDEFNHREIIILDAIAKSTKILPPKLIVNFTQITLNNYQGKLELLIEEIKHKKSKSFKILILSGTRARGERLVDTLRDNGIESSYRDVVNEIKPGEVVITFGNQLKGFEYPEIKISVISDKEVFGKAKRKNIRKTNKKGTSKIKSFTELKPGDFIVHVNHGIGVYKGIKQLELQGHKKDYLELVYECEDKLYVPVEQLDMVQKYIGSEGKNPKINKLGSSEWSKVKKKAKKSIEEMAEDLIKLYAIRSTLKGYKYSKDTIWQKQFEDEFPYEETPDQLSTIQDIKMDMESDKVMDRLLCGDVGYGKTEVAVRAAFKAVMDGKQVAFLVPTTILAQQHYNNFIQRFSDFPVKIDMISRFKTAAQQKATIKAVKIGDVDVLIGTHRILQKDVQFKDLGLLIIDEEQRFGVSHKEKIKQIRKNVDVLTLSATPIPRTLHMSLVGVRDISVIETPPDERYPIQTYVVEYNDQLIRDAVLRELSRGGQVYFVYNRVENIKEMASYIAKLIPEGKVAVAHGQMQERELEGIIMDFMQNKYDILVSTTIIETGMDIQNVNTMVIYDADKMGLSQLYQLRGRVGRTNRIAYCYLSYRKDKVLKEVAEKRLKVIKEFTELGSGFKIALKDLEIRGAGNMMGSSQHGHMAAVGYDLYCRMLEDSIKLIKGEIDKEPVETTVELKVDAYIPDNYIENEVQKIEVYKKIAAISSYEDMLDIKEELEDRFYDIPPSVYNLMDIAYIRSIGKELGIESIKESKNEVVFTFQNEDRVDKNVLKALVKTYFGKIVLKMNKKLSFGYTLKDVKRENLLSNVKEIVKYMIQIYEQK, encoded by the coding sequence ATGAGACTAGATGGACTTATGGAACCTATTAGAAAAAGCAGTGAATTTAAAGATATTATGGCTGGGATAGATAGAAAAAAGTTTCCTATAGCGGTATTTGGACTTTCGGAATCTTCTAGAAGTTATTTAATATATGCAGTATATAACCAGCAAGATAAGCCTTTTTTAATTATTACTCATAGTGATGTAGAGGCTAGAAAGTTATATGAAGATTTGTGTTTTTATTTACCACAAGTATATTATTTTCCTACTAAAGAAGTGGTGTTCTATAATATAGATGCTATATCTGGGGATTTAAGGTGGGAAAGATTAAAAGTTATAAGAGAAATGTTGAATCCGGGGAAAAAAATCATAATAACTTGTGTGGAATCCTTAGCTTCTGTGTATGTGCCTGTAGAATTGTATAAAAATTATATATTTAAGATATCTGTGGGGGATAAAGTAGATTTTAAAAATATTAGTGAAAAATTAATACAGTGTGGATATGAGAGAATGGAAATGGTAGAGAGAAGAGGACAATTTTCTATAAGAGGGGGTATAATGGATATATATTCTCCTATTTCACAAGAACCCTATAGAGTTGAATTATTTGGTGATGAGGTAGAATCTATTAGAAATTTCAATTTAGAATCTCAAAGAAGTATTGAAAAGATGAATAATATAGAAATATTTGCTGCAAAGGAGATTATATTTGACAGAGAGCGAATTGAAATAGGAAAAAGCAAAATAAAAGAGGATTTAGCATCAATAATAGAAAAATTAAAAGAGAATAAAAATAATGAAGGAATGGAAAAGATAAAAACGATAACAAACAAAAATCTGGAAACCCTTCAGGAAACATGGACATTTGAGAGTATAGATAGCTTCCTACCTTATTTTTATGAACATACTTCTTCTTTCTTAGATTATGCAAAAAATTATTTTGTAATTGTAGATGATATAAAAAGATGTAGTGGAAAATTAGATAGTGTATATTTTGAGTTTCTGGAAAATTATAAAAATTTTCTGGAAAGGGGGAATGTATTACCAGGACAGAGTAAAATGTTACTTGATAGATCTGAATTAATTGATGAATTTAATCATAGAGAAATTATTATATTAGATGCCATTGCCAAATCTACTAAAATTCTTCCACCAAAACTAATAGTAAATTTTACCCAGATAACTTTAAATAATTATCAGGGCAAATTAGAGCTTCTTATTGAAGAAATAAAGCATAAGAAATCTAAAAGCTTTAAAATTTTAATTTTATCCGGTACAAGGGCAAGAGGAGAAAGGCTAGTAGATACCTTAAGAGACAATGGAATTGAAAGTAGTTATAGGGATGTGGTGAATGAAATTAAGCCTGGCGAAGTGGTTATAACTTTTGGGAATCAATTAAAAGGGTTTGAGTATCCAGAGATTAAGATAAGTGTTATTTCCGATAAAGAGGTTTTTGGGAAGGCTAAAAGAAAAAATATAAGAAAAACTAATAAAAAGGGAACAAGTAAGATAAAAAGTTTTACAGAGTTGAAACCAGGGGATTTTATAGTTCATGTAAACCACGGTATAGGAGTATATAAAGGAATAAAACAGTTAGAACTTCAAGGGCATAAAAAGGATTATCTGGAACTTGTGTATGAATGTGAGGATAAATTATATGTACCAGTAGAACAGCTTGATATGGTACAAAAGTACATAGGCTCAGAAGGGAAAAATCCAAAGATAAATAAACTAGGAAGCTCAGAATGGAGTAAAGTTAAAAAGAAGGCAAAGAAATCAATAGAAGAGATGGCGGAGGACTTGATAAAATTATATGCAATCAGGTCTACTTTAAAGGGATATAAATATTCAAAAGATACTATATGGCAAAAACAATTTGAGGATGAATTTCCCTATGAAGAAACTCCGGATCAGCTATCTACTATACAGGATATAAAGATGGATATGGAATCAGATAAAGTAATGGATAGATTACTTTGCGGGGATGTAGGCTATGGCAAAACGGAAGTTGCAGTGAGGGCTGCTTTTAAAGCGGTGATGGATGGCAAGCAAGTAGCTTTTTTAGTTCCAACTACAATATTGGCACAGCAGCATTATAATAATTTTATTCAAAGATTTTCTGATTTTCCTGTAAAAATAGACATGATAAGTAGATTTAAAACTGCCGCACAACAAAAGGCTACTATAAAAGCTGTTAAAATAGGGGATGTAGATGTACTTATTGGAACTCATAGGATACTTCAAAAAGATGTACAATTTAAGGATTTGGGACTTCTTATTATAGATGAAGAACAAAGATTTGGAGTTAGCCATAAAGAAAAAATTAAACAGATAAGAAAGAATGTAGATGTATTAACTTTAAGTGCTACTCCTATACCTAGAACACTTCATATGTCCCTTGTGGGAGTTAGAGATATAAGTGTTATAGAAACACCACCAGATGAAAGATATCCTATACAAACTTATGTAGTTGAATACAATGACCAGCTGATTAGAGATGCTGTTTTAAGAGAGTTAAGCAGAGGAGGACAGGTTTACTTTGTGTATAACAGGGTAGAGAATATAAAGGAAATGGCATCTTACATAGCTAAGTTGATTCCAGAAGGTAAAGTGGCAGTGGCTCATGGTCAAATGCAAGAGAGGGAACTTGAAGGAATAATAATGGACTTCATGCAGAATAAGTATGATATTTTAGTATCTACTACTATAATAGAAACGGGCATGGACATACAAAATGTAAATACCATGGTAATATATGATGCGGATAAAATGGGACTATCTCAATTATATCAATTAAGAGGAAGGGTGGGAAGAACTAATAGAATAGCCTATTGTTATTTAAGTTATCGCAAGGATAAAGTTCTTAAAGAAGTGGCAGAAAAAAGACTTAAGGTTATTAAAGAATTCACTGAATTAGGTTCTGGATTTAAAATAGCATTAAAAGATCTGGAGATAAGGGGAGCAGGCAATATGATGGGTTCCTCTCAACATGGGCATATGGCAGCTGTAGGATATGACTTATATTGTAGAATGCTTGAGGATTCTATAAAATTGATAAAGGGTGAGATAGATAAAGAACCGGTGGAAACCACAGTGGAATTGAAAGTAGATGCATATATACCGGATAATTATATAGAAAATGAAGTCCAAAAAATAGAAGTGTATAAGAAAATAGCCGCTATAAGTTCCTATGAAGATATGTTGGATATAAAAGAGGAATTAGAGGATAGGTTCTATGATATACCACCATCTGTGTATAATTTGATGGATATAGCTTATATAAGAAGTATAGGTAAGGAACTTGGAATAGAATCTATAAAAGAATCAAAAAATGAAGTGGTTTTTACCTTTCAAAATGAAGATAGAGTAGATAAAAATGTATTAAAGGCATTGGTGAAAACTTATTTTGGTAAAATAGTCTTAAAAATGAATAAAAAACTTAGTTTTGGATATACATTAAAAGATGTAAAGAGAGAAAACCTTTTGAGTAATGTTAAGGAGATTGTTAAATATATGATACAAATATATGAACAAAAATAG
- a CDS encoding RNA-binding S4 domain-containing protein yields the protein MRLDKYLKVSRIIKRRTIAKEACEGGRVTINGKMAKPSTEVKEGDIIEIKYANRSLKAKILDIQNHVKKEEVQNMYEIISG from the coding sequence ATGAGATTGGATAAATATCTTAAGGTATCCAGAATAATAAAGAGAAGAACGATAGCAAAGGAAGCATGTGAAGGCGGACGAGTTACTATAAATGGTAAAATGGCCAAACCTAGTACAGAAGTTAAAGAAGGAGATATAATAGAAATTAAATATGCAAATAGATCCTTAAAGGCAAAGATCCTGGATATTCAAAATCATGTTAAAAAAGAAGAAGTTCAAAATATGTATGAAATAATTTCAGGTTAA
- the spoVT gene encoding stage V sporulation protein T, protein MKATGIVRRIDDLGRVVIPKEIRRTLRIREGDPLEIFTDREGGVILKKYSPIGELSDFSKGYTESLQQTIGHIVMICDKDSVVSVTGTPKKEYIEKKISPELEKLIEDRRTVSTCRNENQIIPLYDDEDIEGKYSAQVICPIIAGGDAIGAVIIVSKEEAEFGDVEIKLAETASSFLGKQMEQ, encoded by the coding sequence ATGAAAGCAACAGGAATTGTTAGAAGAATAGACGATTTAGGTAGAGTTGTTATACCAAAGGAAATAAGAAGGACTCTTAGAATAAGGGAGGGAGATCCTTTAGAGATATTTACAGACAGAGAAGGAGGAGTCATACTGAAAAAATATTCTCCTATTGGAGAGTTAAGTGATTTTTCAAAAGGGTATACAGAGTCACTTCAGCAGACTATAGGTCATATAGTTATGATTTGTGATAAAGACAGCGTAGTATCCGTAACTGGTACACCAAAAAAGGAATATATAGAAAAGAAAATAAGTCCTGAACTAGAAAAACTTATAGAAGATAGAAGGACAGTATCAACATGTAGGAATGAAAATCAGATTATTCCGTTATATGATGATGAGGATATAGAAGGAAAGTATTCAGCTCAGGTTATATGTCCTATAATAGCAGGAGGAGATGCAATTGGAGCTGTAATAATAGTGTCAAAAGAAGAAGCTGAATTTGGGGATGTGGAAATTAAATTAGCCGAAACTGCATCATCCTTTTTAGGAAAGCAAATGGAACAATAG
- the mazG gene encoding nucleoside triphosphate pyrophosphohydrolase — protein MIKVVGLGPGSPDSLTMGTIDILKNTDKIYLRTEKHPTVIYLRQLGINFETYDYVYEKEKKFEDVYSNIVKDLIFKEKQFKEIVYGVPGHPLVAEKSVMLLLKLCEKQAIDVKVIPSVSFIDVIMERLKINVVEGIKIIDAFDIKSHLVDKRVGIIITQVYDRLIASEVKLALMDYYKDDTNIFFIRAAGVEGIESIRQIKLYKLDRQSDIDYLTSVYIPKGIELTYDLKDLLDIMEKLRSETGCPWDKEQNHDSLKKYLIEESYEVVESIEEKDDTKLVEELGDVLLQVVFHCQIGKEEGFFNINDVIRAICDKMIKRHPHVFGNMKIHNSKEVLISWDKIKKKEQGLKTYTDELRHVAKTLPALMRAFKVQEKAAKVGFDWEKVEYALDKVLEEYYEVKEVYKGEQKVKILEEIGDLIFACVNVARFLDIDPEFALNYTIEKFIRRFAYIEKNSREHGLDMANMTLDEMDELWEEAKNKF, from the coding sequence GTGATTAAAGTAGTAGGATTAGGTCCTGGTTCTCCAGATTCCCTTACCATGGGTACGATTGATATACTAAAAAATACAGATAAAATTTATTTAAGAACAGAAAAACACCCTACTGTAATCTATTTAAGACAGTTAGGCATTAATTTTGAAACTTATGATTATGTATATGAAAAGGAAAAAAAATTTGAAGATGTATATAGTAATATTGTAAAAGATTTAATATTTAAAGAAAAACAATTTAAAGAAATAGTTTATGGGGTACCAGGTCATCCACTGGTAGCGGAGAAATCTGTTATGTTATTGTTAAAACTGTGCGAAAAGCAAGCTATAGATGTAAAAGTGATACCTTCAGTTAGTTTTATAGATGTAATTATGGAAAGATTAAAAATAAATGTAGTTGAAGGAATAAAAATAATAGACGCTTTTGATATAAAAAGTCATCTGGTGGATAAACGAGTAGGAATAATAATAACGCAGGTATATGATAGGCTAATTGCATCAGAGGTAAAATTGGCACTTATGGATTATTATAAAGATGATACAAATATATTTTTTATAAGAGCTGCGGGGGTTGAAGGAATAGAAAGTATAAGGCAAATTAAATTATATAAGCTTGACAGACAAAGTGATATAGATTATTTAACCTCGGTTTATATACCTAAAGGTATAGAACTCACTTATGATTTAAAAGACTTGTTAGATATAATGGAAAAATTGAGGAGTGAAACAGGATGTCCCTGGGATAAGGAGCAAAATCATGACAGTTTAAAAAAATACCTTATAGAAGAAAGTTATGAAGTTGTAGAATCCATAGAAGAAAAAGATGATACAAAATTAGTAGAAGAATTAGGTGACGTACTGTTACAGGTGGTTTTCCATTGTCAAATAGGAAAAGAGGAAGGTTTTTTCAATATAAATGATGTAATTAGGGCTATATGTGATAAAATGATAAAGAGGCATCCACATGTATTTGGAAATATGAAAATTCATAATTCTAAGGAGGTGTTAATAAGCTGGGATAAAATAAAGAAAAAGGAACAAGGATTAAAAACATATACAGATGAACTCAGACATGTAGCTAAAACTTTACCGGCCTTAATGAGAGCTTTTAAGGTTCAGGAAAAAGCCGCAAAGGTAGGTTTTGACTGGGAAAAAGTTGAATATGCTTTAGATAAGGTATTAGAGGAATATTATGAAGTTAAAGAGGTATATAAAGGTGAACAAAAGGTAAAAATATTAGAAGAAATAGGGGATTTAATATTTGCATGTGTAAATGTTGCAAGATTCCTTGACATTGACCCCGAGTTTGCATTAAATTATACTATAGAGAAATTTATAAGGCGTTTTGCATATATAGAAAAAAATTCTAGGGAACATGGACTAGATATGGCAAATATGACTTTAGATGAAATGGATGAACTTTGGGAGGAAGCCAAAAATAAGTTTTAA